From Variovorax sp. PMC12, the proteins below share one genomic window:
- a CDS encoding ABC transporter permease, which translates to MTTAEQFLEAPRLPRAPAAPVTTTAQAAPSQAAAAPSGPWATGLLAAAAWVALGLLTLLWPNKEAGFTDWAFTREFGVAALVVAALLLAISVLGARAGQVARALRPAGQWLVALAVVLALWETFTAKLGLLPSPFFAPPQSLIDVVHEDWQRLGLSTAYSLRLLANGFVLGALVGFGTGVAVGWSRIAGYWVHPLLRFLGPVPASALLPLAFFFAPSSYSAAVFLVGLATFFPVAVLTWSGVASVGKSYYDVARTLGASERFLVLRVAIPAALPQVFVGLFMGLGASFSVLITAEMMGVKAGLGWYLQWAQGWAAYANMYAALFVMAVLCSGLITLLFKVRDRVLSWQKGTVKW; encoded by the coding sequence ATGACCACGGCAGAACAGTTCCTCGAAGCGCCGCGCCTGCCGCGCGCACCGGCCGCCCCCGTCACCACGACCGCACAGGCCGCTCCGTCCCAAGCCGCCGCGGCGCCTTCCGGCCCCTGGGCGACCGGCCTGCTGGCCGCCGCCGCCTGGGTCGCGCTGGGCCTGCTCACGCTGCTGTGGCCCAACAAGGAAGCGGGCTTCACCGACTGGGCCTTCACCCGCGAGTTCGGCGTCGCCGCGCTCGTCGTGGCCGCGCTGCTGCTTGCCATCTCGGTGCTCGGCGCGCGCGCGGGCCAGGTGGCACGGGCGTTGCGGCCCGCCGGCCAATGGCTGGTCGCGCTGGCCGTGGTGCTCGCGCTGTGGGAAACCTTCACCGCCAAGCTCGGCCTGCTGCCCTCGCCTTTCTTCGCGCCGCCGCAGAGCCTGATCGACGTGGTGCACGAAGACTGGCAGCGGCTGGGCCTGTCGACCGCGTATTCGCTGCGGCTGCTGGCCAACGGCTTCGTGCTTGGCGCGCTGGTCGGCTTCGGCACCGGCGTGGCGGTCGGCTGGTCGCGCATCGCGGGGTACTGGGTGCATCCGCTGCTGCGCTTCCTGGGGCCGGTGCCGGCATCGGCGCTGCTGCCGCTGGCGTTCTTCTTCGCGCCTTCGAGCTATTCGGCGGCCGTGTTCCTGGTCGGCCTGGCGACCTTCTTTCCGGTGGCGGTGCTCACCTGGTCGGGCGTGGCCTCGGTCGGCAAGAGCTACTACGACGTGGCGCGCACGCTGGGCGCGTCGGAACGCTTCCTAGTGCTGCGCGTGGCGATTCCGGCGGCCCTGCCGCAGGTGTTCGTCGGGCTTTTCATGGGGCTGGGCGCCTCTTTCTCGGTGCTGATCACCGCCGAGATGATGGGCGTGAAAGCCGGCCTGGGCTGGTATCTGCAATGGGCGCAAGGCTGGGCCGCCTACGCCAACATGTACGCGGCGCTGTTCGTCATGGCGGTGCTGTGCTCGGGCCTGATCACGCTGCTGTTCAAGGTGCGCGACCGCGTGCTGTCGTGGCAGAAAGGAACCGTCAAATGGTGA
- a CDS encoding ABC transporter ATP-binding protein: MVSTLTSPSPSPSPSASQAAAAGGAHIGIQGVSHWFEVSGGVLQVLDGIDLQVRPGEFVALLGPSGCGKSTLLRLVAGLEPATTGSITQDGAPITRPDPSRIVVFQDPTLYPWRSVWDNVALGLQARGVLKAQRGRVDEALKLVGLTDFAKAFPHQLSGGMAQRVALARALVNDPQLLVLDEPLGKLDSLTRIAMQSELVNLWQRAGFSALLVTHDVEEALFLANRVIVLSDRPARIAAELVVDLPYPRHRGDPRLAELRHEALKHLGLDATW, from the coding sequence ATGGTGAGCACGCTGACCTCGCCCTCGCCCTCGCCCTCGCCCTCAGCCTCGCAGGCCGCCGCCGCGGGCGGCGCGCACATCGGCATCCAGGGCGTGAGCCACTGGTTCGAGGTGTCGGGCGGCGTGCTGCAGGTGCTCGACGGCATCGACCTGCAGGTGCGGCCCGGTGAATTCGTCGCGCTGCTGGGCCCCAGCGGCTGCGGCAAGTCGACGCTGCTGCGGCTGGTGGCCGGGCTGGAGCCCGCCACCACGGGCAGCATCACGCAGGACGGCGCGCCGATCACGCGGCCCGACCCGTCGCGCATCGTCGTGTTCCAGGACCCCACGCTCTACCCCTGGCGCAGCGTGTGGGACAACGTGGCGCTCGGCCTGCAGGCGCGCGGCGTGCTGAAGGCGCAACGCGGCCGCGTCGACGAGGCGCTCAAGCTCGTGGGCCTGACAGACTTTGCCAAGGCATTCCCGCACCAGCTTTCAGGCGGCATGGCGCAGCGCGTGGCGCTGGCCCGCGCGCTGGTCAACGACCCGCAACTGCTGGTGCTCGACGAACCGCTGGGCAAGCTCGACTCGCTCACGCGCATCGCGATGCAGAGCGAGCTGGTCAACCTGTGGCAGCGCGCCGGTTTCTCGGCGCTGCTGGTGACGCACGACGTGGAAGAGGCGCTGTTCCTGGCCAACCGCGTGATCGTGCTGAGCGACCGGCCCGCACGCATCGCGGCGGAGCTGGTGGTCGACCTGCCCTACCCGCGCCACCGCGGCGATCCGCGGCTGGCCGAGCTGCGGCACGAGGCGCTCAAGCACCTGGGACTCGACGCCACGTGGTGA
- a CDS encoding c-type cytochrome, translating into MNASPEAGWLNLLIGLLQGAQLQLLRLLDALGLVAQVHGQPAWPWAHRLSGENLLIDLGQARRLGLTVVVLAAALLLLVLALLWRRRRIWLLAATTLLLVAAPWPDANVVLVPAYPTSFQRSPTGFTADSIERGRVLFAAQCVACHGADGLGQGPLAAVQPVWPPNLAGPLLWRRADGDVLWHVLHGMRDRRGSPTMPAFGGRLDDDDAWALIDFMKAQGAGQSLRAAGLWTQPISPPDVAVQCAGKPPRMLSGWRGQRLRIVAAGGQALQDDPRLVTVFLAKDGAAAASHAGDCVAESATAWDAFSLIAATPRLAGTQLIVDRDGWLRARGEPGKGAWSDDDLLCRTDQPARAAPGPIPLPPDGLGALIARMDAEPVRFVKGGFVH; encoded by the coding sequence ATGAACGCATCCCCCGAGGCCGGCTGGCTCAACCTGCTGATCGGCCTGCTCCAGGGCGCGCAACTGCAGTTGCTTCGCCTGCTGGACGCGCTGGGCCTCGTGGCGCAGGTCCACGGCCAGCCCGCGTGGCCGTGGGCGCACCGGCTGTCCGGAGAGAACCTGCTGATCGACCTCGGGCAGGCGCGCAGGCTCGGGCTCACCGTGGTCGTGCTCGCGGCGGCGTTGCTGCTGCTGGTGCTCGCGCTGCTGTGGCGGCGCCGGCGCATCTGGCTGCTGGCCGCGACCACGCTGCTGTTGGTGGCGGCTCCGTGGCCCGATGCCAACGTGGTGCTGGTGCCGGCGTATCCGACCAGCTTCCAGCGCTCGCCCACCGGTTTTACGGCCGACAGCATTGAGCGCGGGCGCGTGCTCTTCGCGGCGCAATGCGTGGCATGCCACGGCGCCGACGGCCTGGGCCAGGGCCCGCTGGCCGCCGTGCAACCCGTATGGCCGCCCAACCTGGCCGGACCGCTGCTGTGGCGGCGCGCCGATGGCGACGTGCTCTGGCATGTGCTGCACGGCATGCGCGACCGGCGCGGCTCGCCCACCATGCCTGCCTTCGGCGGCAGGCTCGACGACGACGACGCCTGGGCGCTCATCGATTTCATGAAGGCCCAGGGCGCGGGCCAGAGCCTGCGCGCAGCCGGCCTTTGGACGCAGCCGATCTCGCCGCCCGACGTGGCCGTGCAGTGCGCCGGCAAGCCGCCTCGCATGCTGAGCGGCTGGCGCGGCCAGCGGCTGCGGATCGTGGCGGCCGGCGGGCAAGCCCTGCAGGACGACCCGCGCCTCGTCACCGTGTTCCTGGCGAAAGACGGCGCCGCCGCGGCATCGCACGCGGGCGATTGCGTCGCCGAGTCGGCCACCGCATGGGATGCGTTCTCGCTCATCGCCGCCACGCCGCGGCTGGCAGGCACGCAGCTGATCGTCGACCGCGACGGCTGGCTGCGCGCGCGCGGCGAACCCGGCAAGGGCGCATGGAGCGATGACGACCTGCTGTGCCGCACCGATCAGCCCGCCCGCGCCGCGCCCGGCCCCATTCCGCTGCCGCCGGACGGCCTCGGCGCGCTCATCGCGCGCATGGACGCCGAGCCCGTGCGCTTCGTGAAAGGCGGATTCGTTCATTGA
- a CDS encoding dodecin, translating to MSNHVYKTLELTGSSPTSIEDAVQTAIAKAHETVRNIQWFTVTETRGHVVDGKVAHWQVTLKIGFTLE from the coding sequence ATGTCCAACCATGTCTACAAGACCCTCGAACTGACCGGCTCGTCACCAACGAGCATCGAAGATGCGGTGCAGACCGCCATCGCCAAGGCGCACGAGACGGTGCGCAACATCCAGTGGTTCACAGTGACCGAGACGCGCGGCCACGTGGTCGACGGCAAGGTCGCGCACTGGCAGGTGACGCTGAAGATCGGCTTCACGCTGGAATAG
- a CDS encoding alkylhydroperoxidase domain protein — protein sequence MSNTESTLTHPGNAHPSVFTQAQLEWLPWLEPLPEAELTERHFAGLVDAARAKSPYFRLLARDPDILGARTRTDKDIFYNPEAGLPRAERELSAAAASRYNGCIYCASVHARFASHFSHRTQDVQRLLDEGVGAELGERWNTIVAASVALSSTPSAFGVEHIDQLRAQGLDDLAIADVIHGAAFFNWANRLMLSLGEPQAQTAA from the coding sequence ATGAGCAACACCGAATCGACCCTGACCCATCCCGGCAACGCGCACCCGAGCGTCTTCACCCAGGCGCAGCTCGAATGGCTGCCATGGCTGGAGCCGCTGCCCGAAGCCGAGCTGACCGAGCGCCACTTCGCCGGGCTGGTGGACGCGGCGCGCGCCAAGTCGCCTTATTTCCGGCTGCTGGCGCGCGACCCGGACATCCTCGGCGCGCGCACCCGCACCGACAAGGACATCTTCTACAACCCCGAAGCCGGCTTGCCGCGCGCGGAGCGCGAGCTGTCGGCGGCAGCGGCCTCGCGCTACAACGGCTGCATCTACTGCGCGTCGGTGCATGCGCGCTTCGCCTCGCATTTCTCGCACCGCACGCAAGACGTGCAGCGGCTGCTCGACGAAGGCGTGGGCGCCGAACTCGGCGAGCGCTGGAACACGATCGTCGCGGCCTCCGTGGCGCTGTCGTCCACGCCGTCGGCTTTCGGCGTGGAACACATCGACCAACTGCGCGCGCAAGGGCTGGACGACCTGGCGATTGCCGACGTGATCCACGGCGCGGCCTTCTTCAACTGGGCCAACCGGCTGATGCTGTCGCTGGGCGAGCCGCAGGCGCAGACAGCAGCCTGA
- a CDS encoding CMD domain protein: MNAVASPPLSSDSGAPEVPDVIDSLVGIAPGQHLDRIRRGREQARTHAQQSYLSLFAPTPPVPGDFDIADRFALAAFVAGLHGHAGVARFYAEELASQGARAGVADAIEAEVQRGAAQGPYGSYPAGPLSAEDKAGPSYAVNDAHRELLGERLSAALAHAHLLVFHPRDASPAALQALLDAGWTSTGIVTLSQLVAFLAFQIRVVTGLQALAQRPATSID; encoded by the coding sequence ATGAACGCCGTTGCTTCTCCTCCTTTGTCCTCCGACTCCGGTGCGCCCGAGGTGCCCGACGTGATCGACAGTCTTGTCGGCATCGCCCCGGGGCAGCATCTCGACCGCATCCGCCGGGGGCGCGAGCAGGCCCGCACCCATGCGCAGCAGAGCTATCTCTCGCTGTTCGCGCCGACACCGCCGGTGCCCGGCGATTTCGACATCGCCGACCGCTTCGCGCTCGCGGCCTTCGTGGCAGGGCTGCACGGCCATGCGGGCGTGGCGCGCTTCTATGCGGAAGAACTGGCCAGCCAGGGCGCCCGCGCGGGGGTGGCCGATGCAATCGAGGCCGAGGTGCAGCGCGGCGCCGCGCAAGGCCCATACGGAAGCTACCCGGCCGGCCCGCTGAGCGCGGAAGACAAGGCCGGCCCCTCGTATGCCGTGAACGATGCGCACCGCGAACTGCTGGGCGAACGGCTCTCGGCCGCGCTCGCGCATGCGCACTTGCTGGTGTTCCATCCGCGCGATGCCAGCCCGGCCGCCTTGCAGGCGTTGCTGGATGCGGGCTGGACCAGCACCGGCATCGTCACGCTGTCGCAGCTGGTGGCATTCCTCGCGTTCCAGATCCGGGTCGTCACCGGCCTGCAGGCACTGGCGCAACGTCCCGCAACCTCCATCGACTGA
- a CDS encoding putative FMN-dependent luciferase-like monooxygenase, producing the protein MSDLSSGFPAPRRLGFFSRLLDDTTAAERYRLVAEQIAHAEALGFDSAWVAQHHFHEHEGGLPSPLVFLAYVASRTKRIRLGTGIVTLPLENAVRVAEDAAVLDLLSGGRLEVGVGTGGTPEAFAAFGLDSNERSAIFARQLDAVRAAWAGRPLAGGDTLYPPGAQLPGRIWQATFSVSGGARAGQAGDGLMLSRTQPRPGHAPDAPLAGLQNPIVDAYLAALPAGVAPRIVGSRSVFVADSRQEALRLAEIGLRRSAARFAASGQAGLADRAGPDASLEELIAAYDVHVGSPDDVIASLRADSTLDRVTDLVCQVHPVDPPHAAILRSIELIATKVAPALGIHSSSTLRETA; encoded by the coding sequence TTGTCAGACCTTTCTTCCGGATTTCCCGCCCCACGGCGCCTGGGCTTCTTCAGCCGCCTGCTCGACGACACCACCGCCGCCGAGCGCTACCGGCTCGTCGCCGAGCAGATCGCGCATGCCGAAGCCCTCGGCTTCGACTCCGCGTGGGTGGCGCAACACCATTTCCATGAACACGAAGGCGGACTGCCGTCGCCCCTGGTCTTCCTGGCCTACGTGGCTTCGCGCACCAAGCGCATCCGCCTGGGCACCGGCATCGTCACGCTGCCGCTGGAAAACGCGGTGCGCGTGGCCGAAGACGCCGCCGTGCTCGACCTGCTCTCCGGCGGGCGGCTCGAAGTGGGCGTCGGCACGGGCGGCACGCCGGAAGCCTTTGCGGCCTTCGGGCTCGACAGCAACGAGCGCTCGGCCATCTTCGCGCGGCAGCTCGACGCGGTGCGTGCCGCATGGGCGGGCCGGCCGCTGGCCGGCGGCGACACCCTGTACCCGCCGGGCGCGCAGTTGCCGGGGCGCATCTGGCAAGCGACCTTTTCGGTGAGCGGCGGCGCCCGCGCGGGGCAGGCCGGCGACGGCCTGATGCTCTCGCGCACGCAGCCGCGCCCCGGCCACGCGCCCGACGCACCGCTTGCCGGGCTGCAGAACCCCATCGTCGATGCCTACCTGGCGGCGCTGCCGGCCGGCGTGGCGCCGCGCATCGTCGGCTCGCGCAGCGTGTTCGTGGCCGATAGCCGCCAGGAGGCGCTGCGGCTGGCCGAGATCGGCCTGCGCCGCTCGGCCGCGCGCTTTGCCGCCTCGGGACAGGCCGGCCTGGCGGACCGCGCGGGGCCGGACGCATCGCTCGAGGAACTGATCGCCGCCTACGACGTGCATGTCGGCTCGCCCGACGACGTGATCGCCTCGCTGCGCGCCGACAGCACGCTCGACCGCGTGACCGACCTGGTCTGCCAAGTGCACCCGGTCGATCCGCCGCATGCGGCCATCCTGCGCTCCATCGAGCTGATCGCGACCAAGGTCGCGCCGGCGCTGGGCATCCATTCTTCATCCACGCTTCGCGAGACCGCATGA
- a CDS encoding SGNH/GDSL hydrolase family protein: MALAAAIAGLSILIIGDSHLSQPSYLMSSLHDDLQRQGAKVHSIGVCGVQPYDWTVSKPGSCGSAERIGNKPAVVSPGNRAKTTAVAQLIKAEHPDLVLIVLGDTMAAYRQADFPMNWVWQQVSALTGAISATGTKCAWVGPAWGQEGGQYGKTYARAETVSRFLATNVAPCTYIDSLEMSARGQWPTIDGQHFNASGYRAWGDAIAKAVARLPLAPAAAGTPRP; this comes from the coding sequence GTGGCACTCGCAGCGGCAATTGCCGGTCTTTCCATCCTCATCATCGGGGACAGTCATCTGTCGCAGCCGAGCTACCTGATGTCGTCGCTGCACGACGATCTCCAGCGCCAGGGCGCGAAGGTGCATTCCATCGGCGTGTGCGGCGTGCAGCCTTACGACTGGACGGTGTCCAAGCCCGGCTCCTGTGGCAGCGCGGAACGCATCGGCAACAAGCCGGCGGTCGTGAGCCCCGGCAACCGGGCCAAGACGACGGCGGTGGCGCAACTCATCAAGGCCGAACACCCCGATCTGGTGCTGATCGTGCTGGGCGACACCATGGCCGCCTACCGGCAGGCCGACTTTCCGATGAACTGGGTCTGGCAGCAGGTCAGCGCGCTCACCGGCGCGATTTCGGCCACCGGCACCAAGTGCGCCTGGGTCGGCCCCGCGTGGGGGCAGGAAGGCGGCCAGTACGGCAAGACCTACGCGCGCGCCGAAACGGTGAGCCGCTTTCTCGCGACCAACGTGGCGCCCTGCACTTACATCGACTCGCTGGAGATGTCCGCGCGCGGCCAGTGGCCGACCATCGACGGGCAGCATTTCAACGCGAGCGGCTACCGCGCCTGGGGCGATGCGATCGCCAAGGCCGTCGCGCGGCTGCCCTTGGCGCCCGCTGCCGCCGGCACCCCGCGGCCATGA